In Mycoplasmopsis meleagridis, the genomic stretch TTTTTCATCTGCTAATTCATAGAGTTCTTTACTTACTCCTTGCCCTTCGTTACCTAACACTAAAACTACTTTTTCACCTTTTTTATAGGGCAAGAGATTAAAATTTAAACTGTTTTTTTCTAAAGAAGTAAGATAGATTTTATATCCTTTTAATTTTAAGTTATACAAATCTTTATAGCTATTATTAATTTTATTAACATTAACTTTAAAAATTGCTCCTTGTGATGATCTCACAACTTTATCGTTAAAAATATTAACATTTGTGAAAACACTATCAAAATTAAAAGCTATAGTATTACGTAAAATTGTACCTATATTGCCTGGATCTTGTACATTATCTAAAAAAACAATCTTTTTCCCAATAACATTATTTTTAGGTTTCTTGCACAAAGCTAAAACGCCTTCTGGATTAACTAAATTACTTATTCTATGAAAAAGAGAAGAAGCTATTTTTATACTATTAGGAAATTCATTTTTATTTTCTATTTCATAAATTTCCTCAATTAAATTAGTTTTTAAAGCTTCATAAACTAAATGATAATTTTCAATTACAAAGAAATTTTCTTCTCGATTATTTTTAAGCAATTTTCTTAAAAATTTGATTTTATTATTGGCAATACTTTTTAAAATTTTATTCTCCATTTTTCTTTAATTCTTCCAAATAATTTTTTCCTTTTTGCGTCTCAAAAAGGCTTAATTCCTTAAAATCTAATTGTCGCATAATTTCATAGCCAACAATAGCTACTGTATTAGCTAAATTAATTGAACGCATTTTATCTACCATTGGAATTCTTAAACAATTATTTAAATTCTTAATTAGAATTTCTTTATCAATTCCAGTTGATTCTTTACCAAACATTATTCAAATTTCATTTTTTTCTAATAGTTCTTTTTTATAGTCAATTTGTGCGTAATTTTTTAAACCATAACGCGTTAAATAATAAATATTTTTCTTTCCATAAAGATTGTAAAAATCTTTATAAGAAGCATGTATTTCATGAGGAATGTCGCTTAATAATCTTCCTGCCGCAGGGCGCGATAAATATTTAGGATCTAAATCAAAAGCAATAGGTTTGATAATATGTAATTTAGCATTAAGAGCAAAAGCTGTACGAATAATATTGCCTGTATTAGGCGAAATTTCGGGTTCAAATAAAACAATATTAAGCATGCCTATTCCTTTTTATTGCACAAAATTATTTCTTATATTAAAATTATTTATTATTATACTTAATTAAGTAAGTAAGAAGGAGCCAATATGAAAACAATGTTAGATGTTGCACTTGCTTTTGTTAAAGAAAATTGTAGTAATCAAAACTACATAGCTTTTAATGAAATTTTTAATAACGTTGAAAGCGAATTACATGAAAAATGAGAAATAGAAGCAGCAAATAAAAATCTTAATTATGAAACAATTCAACTTAACAAAATTGGCGAATTATATCGCTTACTTACCGTAGATTCACGTTTTGTAAGAAATACAGAAGGTTTATGATCAATAAAAATTGGTTATAAGTAAAATAAAGAGACAAAAGATAATTTTGTCTCTTTTTCATCCATTTTAAATGTAAAATGTGGTTTTTTGAAATTAAGAAATATGAAAAGATCATTGTGATTGATAAGTCTAATTTCTTTGCTTTTTATAACAAGTTCATGTAACAATAATTTTGATAAACCATTCTATAAAATAGTCTCAAATGAAATTTGAGATATTCATGATGGCGATACTTTTAAAGTAACTAAAAATAAACAAAATTACACAATCAGACTTTTTGGAATTGATACTCCAGAAATTAATTTTGTCAAAAATAAAATTAAAACTAATTACGCTATAAAAGCAAGAACTTTTACAGAAAATTTTTTAAAAAATTCACCTATAGAATTAACTTATCTTAAAAAAGATTTTTACGGCAGATATGTATGCTTAGTAAAAAATAGTAAAAATGAAGATTTGGTTTATAAAATAGCTTTAAACGGATTTGGAATTGTTAGATATGCTGATGATGAAAATTATAAAAATCCTTTCTATATTGCAGATGAAGAATTAAAGGTCTATATTCAAAAACTAATGACTGCAGAAAAAATTGCTAAAAAAAATAAAATAGGCATATGGTCAAATGAAAAACTATACACTAAGATTTATTCCTAAAATTCCATTTTAATATATAATATTAGACGCAATTTCAATTGCCTCTTGCTAGTGGGAGATAAATTTATCGCTAGTACCACGTTATCGAAAGGATATAAAACAATGGCAAAATCAAAAGCAGACATTGTTCGTGTTCGTAAATTGCAATTTAATGCAGGGCAAGCAAAACCAGGACCAGCTCTTGCTGGTGTTGGAATTAACATGCCTGATTTTACAAGAGCTTTTAACGACGCTACAAAAGATAGAGGAAATGAACCTGTTCCTGTGCAAATAACTGTCTATAAAGATAAATCTTTCGAATTCAAATTATTTACTGCTCCTGCAAGTTACAAATTAAAACAAGCTATCAAAAGCGAAAAAGGTAGCTCAAATGCTAAAACTAACAAAATTGCTTCAATTACTGTTGATCAATTAAGAGAAATTGCTGAATATAAATTACCTGACTTAAATACAGATAATGTTGAAACTGCCATGAAAACAATAGCAGGAACAGCAAAACAAATGGGTATTACAATTGAAGGCTGAGAAGGAGAAAATAAATAATGGCTTTCAAAGGCGGAAAGAAAATTAGAGCTGCTCGTGAATCTTTTGATAAAACAGTAGCATACGAATTGAAAGAAGCTTTAGAATTAGTTAAAAGAACTTCATATACTAGTTTTGATGGTTCAGTTGAATTGATACTTAAGTTGAATCTTGACGTTCGTAAAGCTGATAAACAATTAAGAGGTTCAGTTCTATTACCTAATGGAACTGGCAAATCTGTTAGAGTTTTAGTTGTAACTAATAATCCTGAAAAACAAAAATTAGCTAAAGCTGCGGGAGCCGATCAAGTTGTGGATGGTCTCGAATTAGAAGAAAAAATCAAAGAAGATGAATTCGATTATGATGTAATGGTTGCTGATCCAACAATGATGCCTCTATTAGGAAAATATGGTAAAAAATTAGGACCAAAAGGCCTTATGCCTAATCCTAAGACTGGTACGGTTACTCCAACTCCTGAAAAAGCTGTTGAAGAACTTAAAAAAGGTAAAGCAAATTACAGAACGGATAAAGCCGGAATTATTCACACAATGATAGGTAAAACTAGCATGGATACAAACAAATTGGTAGAAAATGCTAATACAGTTATTTCATTAATTAAAAAATTAAAACCTTCAGCTGTTAAAGGAGCATATATTCAAAATATTGTTGTTTCTGCTACAATGGCTCCTGGAGTTAAGGTTAAAATTGAAAAATAACATTTTATTAAAAACGAACATTAAATTATTTGCGTTACAAATAAATGTTCGTTTTTTTTTTTTTTTTTTTACTTAATTAATATATATAATATTCCCATACAATTTGAACCAAACATAGATTTTATGGTAAATAGCGTATTTATAAAATGATAATTCTATAAGTATGTTTGTAAGAATAGCATTTTTGCACTATTTAGATACAAAATGTTGTATTTACTAAACATGCATTTAACATGGTTTTACAATTTGTATATTATTCTATTTTTAGTGAGAGCAAATGAAGAAAAACAAAATAACAAAAATTGTGACAAGTTTATTTTTTGTTGGTGGATTTATTCCTATGGTTTCAGGAACAAGTACAACGATAACATATAACGCGGGAATACCTAAAGATTATTTCCCAAAAAATAAAGAATTAGATAGCAAAAATTTAAATGATATTTTAAAGCAAGATAGATTTGATTTAAGAGATTATAACTTAGTTACTCCCGTTAAAAATCAAGGTATCGAAGGACTTTGTTGAGCTTATTCAATAGTTTCTGCGGTTGAAAGTTCTATTTTAAGACAAGCGCCTGGAAACTATAATATGAAAAATCTTGATATTGATGAAAATCAATACGACTATGTTTCTAACGTCAGAACAGAAGAAGCAAACAAATTAAAATTAGCTGGAAGCGATCATTTCGAAAATGAATTAGGTGTAGGTAATTATATTTTTGATTCCGCATTGATGGCGTTACAAAAAACCTCTTTCGCTAATCAAGGTGTTAAAAAGGGATATGTAGAACCTATTGTTAATATAAAAAATATCATTCAAGTTAACTGATCTAATAAAGAAGAACTTAAAAAAGCAATTGTTAAATATGGCGGCATAGCTTTTTCAATGACTTATCCATATAGAACATTTAATGCTCATTCCATTTTTTATAATAATAATTACACTGAACCAATGGAAGGGGTTTTAGCTCATGCATGTACAATCGTTGGTTGAGACGACACCTATTACAAAAGTAATTTTAAACCCAATCCGGCAACTCAAAAAGGAGCTTGAATTGTAAAAAATAGTTGAGGAACTAAATATCAATCAGAAGGATATTTCTACTTATCTTATGATTCTCCATTACAAGATGCTGTTGCCTTTGAAATAGAAAAAGACTTTGTCCCACAAAATGCATATTATTATGATGGTAGAAGAAACTATACTGAATATTCTACAGATTCAAACGAATATGCAGTTGTTTTTCCAGTTAGAAAAGCAAACGATGAAACTACTGAAAAGCTTAAATCAATTAATTTAGTGCTAACTGGCAAGAATATCAACATTCATTCTAAAATTTTTATAGGTGACGATAAAAACATTGATCTTAACGGTAAAAATCCTGCATATGAATGAGATACTACTGTAGATAATTCTGAAACTAATGGAAAAACTGGTGCATTTACTTTAGAACTTCCTAAAGCTTTTGAATTGCCAAAAAATAAATATTTCGCTGTTGTTGTAAAACTTTCTTCGTCAGATAAAAATTTAGCAATCAATTACTCATACGAACCAAATAGCGTAGGTGATCTTACCTTTCTTAAAATTAAAGATGGAACATGATCTAATGCTAAAGAAATTTTAAACGGATCATTCAAAATTAAAGCTTATACATATACAGAACCAAAGAACAAGAAATTGGAAATTGAAAATAATTCTAATCCTGTTTCTGAACCAACTACTTCACCAAAACAAGAAAATTCTTCACAAACAAATAAAGAACAAAGAGTTGTAGTTTCAGAAAACTCTCCTAGCACAAATGATAGTATTCAGGAAAATGATAATTCAGCAAATTCTTCTAATATTGAAGAAATTAGTAACAGTCAAAATTCAACAAATGAATCCCCTAATGAATTTAACAATTCTAACAATGAAGGAGAAATTGTAGATGGCCCTTCTGCTAACAATGAAAATGAAGAAATAACAGAAGGAAATACAAGTGATTATAATTCTCATGAAGCAAATAATACTTCTGAAAATGAGATAAATTCTAACGTTGAAAAAACAAATGAAAAAGAAACCAATTCTAACAATAATGATAATACAGAAAAAGTAAGTAATAATAATTCTCTCGCTGAATCAAACAAAACAAGAGAAGCTGATAATAGTTTACTAATAAGTCAAGAACAAAATGTATCTTCAAGAACTAAATTAATTTTAGCAATTACTTTGCCTGTTCTTGCTGGAGCATCTTTAATTAGTTTTATAGGTTATAAATTATTTAGAAAATTTGGCAAAAAATCTTAGTTAAATAAAAAAACAACAAATTTCTTTTATTAAAATCTTTGTTGTTTTTTTATTTAACCATTTCTTCTCATTTATTAGTAAAATAGGTCAAAACTTCATCATAATCTTTAAAGAGATTATTTTCAACTAACATTTTAAATGAACAAGATAATACAAAATATAAATTATCATTATTATCATTTAACTGAGAATATGTATTAGTGGTCAAATAATTAGATCATTTAAACGAATTATTTGCTACAGTATGACAAATTTTGTTTCTATTAGTCAATGATTTATCTTTTATTTTTTTATTGAAAAAAATATCAAAGGTTTCATCTGCTATAGACCTAGGATTTATTAATTTGTTAGCATTAACAAAAACTTGTTTAGGATTAACAGATCTAATAGAATATTCTTCAAATTTTTTGAAGTTAATTTTATTATCCACTTTTATATTGCTTAATATACTGATGTTTTTAAAATACTTATATATTGCATATCCTATAAATACAAATGAAACTATTCCTACAGCAATTAAAACTAGTAAATTAAAATTTATATTCCCGCTTAAAAAAAGTCCTAAGCAAATAAAAAATATTAGTAAATTTAAACTTGAAAAAATTATTAAAAGTAGTAAATTGGTTCTTTTTGCTCTTTTAATAAGTGTATTAGGCACTTTTTGTTGTGAAGTAAGCGAATTTATATATAACTTTGAATGATAAATATAAATACTGTAAAGAAGAGCCATAAAAACTAATGGTATAGCTAAATAAATAGTAAATTCAAAATTATTATTTGATTTAGATATATTGTCAGTTGTTTTTTCATTTGCAGAAATTTTATTTGTTGCTGCCTCTGATAAAAATCTGATAAATTTATTACCCATTTTACTCCTTAATTAACTTATTTTACCAATATCCTTTTTATTTATTGTCTCATTTTTAATATAATAAACCTTATGGAAAAGGCAATGTTTAAATCATTAACTGATATAAAAAATACTTACCAACAACTTAATAAAAAGTTAAATGAAGAAGAAACGATAAATAATATCAAGGAATATACTAAAATCAATCGAGAAATTAATAAGATTAAAAATATTGCAATCAAATTTAATGAATATGAAAAATGCCTAGAAGAAATAAATGAAGCAAAAATTATGCTTGAATCCAAAAATAATGAAGAAGTTGAATTTGCCAAATCAATTATTGACTTAAACACTGTTAAAACAGACGAATTAGAAAATTTACTTAAAATTTTAATTTTGCCTAAAGATGAAAATGATGATAAAAATGTCATTATTGAAATAAGAGGAGCTGCTGGCGGCGATGAAGCCAATATTTTTGCTGGCGATTTGTTTAGAATGTATTCTAAATTTGCTGATGAAATGAATTTTAAAATTAAATTGCTTGCAGCAAATAGTGCTTCTACTGGCGGATTTTCACAAATTGTTTTTTCTGTAAGAGGAGAAAATGCTTACTCTAAATTAAAATTTGAAAGTGGTGTACATAGAGTTCAAAGAGTTCCCGTAACAGAAAGCAGCGGTAGAATACACACTTCAACTGCTACAGTTACTGTTATTCCTGAAATTGATGATTCAATTGATATAGAAATTAAAACTAGTGAAATTAAAATAGATACTTATCGTTCAAGTGGAGCAGGCGGGCAATCAGTTAATACAACAGATTCTGCAGTTAGAATTACTCACATTCCTACTGGAATTGTAGTTTCTTCGCAAGATGAAAGAAGCCAAATTGCTAATAGAGAAACTGCTATGATGGTATTAAAGTCTAAACTTTATGATTTAGAAATTGCTAAAAAAGAAGAAGAAGAAGCTGGATATAGAAAACTTGCGGGTCATGGAGATAGAAGCGAAAAAATTCGTACATATAATTATCCCCAAGATAGAGTAACTGATCATAGAATTGGTTTTTCTACTTCTCTTAAACAAATTATTGAAGGAAAATTACAATCAATTATTGATGCTTTATTAACTGAAGAACAAAATCAAAAAATTAAGAAAGCAGGCATAATATAATGAATGAAAAAGAGCAAATATTATTGGAAGAAAAAAGAAAATATAATTTGCCTCTTTTTTTATATTCTAAAGAGAAAAAACTTTTAGAAAAAAATATACCTATTCAACAAATCATAGGATATGTTGAATTTTTAAATACTAAAATTTTAGTTAATAAAGATGTTTTAATTCCTAGATATGAAACTGAAGAATTAGTAGATTTTTTGCTCAAAAACGTTATAAATAAGCAGAATATGAAAATTTTGGATCTTTGTAGTGGAAGCGGCTTTATTGGTTTAGCCATTAAAAAGAATTTTTCTAGTGCTGTTATTACATTAAGCGAAATTAGTTATAAAGCTATTAAAGTAATTAAAAAAAATATTAAACTTAATTTTAAAAGTAAAAAAAATATTAAAGTTATTAAATCTAACCTATTTAAAAATATAAAGAATAAATTTGATTTGATTGTTTCAAATCCTCCATATTTATACAAAAAAGATAAAACTATAAGTAAAGAAGTTATTGATAACGAACCAAATATTGCTCTTTTTGCTCCAGAAAAAGGTTTCAAATATTATCGTTTGATCCTTGAACAATATAAAAAATATTTAAATAAAAACGGAATAATAGCATTTGAAATTAATCCTTTTCACGTAGAAAAATGAAAAAAAATTAAAAATGTTCAAATTCTAAAAGACATCAATGGAAAAGATAGATTCGTAATATTAAAAGAGTTTAATATATAATAAATTTATGAACATTAAAGAGGTTATTATTTCTAAACTAACTAGGTTAGCTAAAAAGGATGTCAAAGAAGACATGCTTTTATCAGAGTTAAAAATTGATTCTTTAGACTTAGCTGAATTAATTTATGAAGCTGAAGTAAGCTATGGAATTCTTTTTGATGATAGCAAATTTAATGACATAAAAACGGTAAGAGACATTATCAATATTATCGAAGAAAGTTATAACGGTAACAAATCTAATTCTTAATTTATATTACAATATGATAAAATTATTTCTGACAAATGTAGGAGTGTAGTTCAACGGTAGAACAACGGGCTTCAACCCCGTGTGTTATGGGTTCGAATCCTGTCACTCCTGCCATTTTTTTTTTTTTTTTTTTTTGTTATTGTTGTTGTTGTTGCTGTTTGTTTTGTTTTTTGTTCTATAACTAAGAAAAACAAAAAATGAAGATGTTTCTTCATTTTTTGATTTGGTACATCCTGTGGGGATCGAACCCACGACCCAGGGATTAAGAGTCCCTTGCTCTGCCGGCTGAGCTAAGGATGCATAGCAAAATCATTTTACTAAAAATAAAAATATCCTAAAAGGATATTTAATCAATTTGATTCAAAAAATCTTCGAAATCTTGTTTAGTTTTTTTATCTAATTCAATAGCAATTCCTACATAAGCTTCTGGGCCAGTATGAATAGAAACGACCGGAGAAATATATTTAACAAAAACATTTT encodes the following:
- a CDS encoding TrmH family RNA methyltransferase, whose amino-acid sequence is MENKILKSIANNKIKFLRKLLKNNREENFFVIENYHLVYEALKTNLIEEIYEIENKNEFPNSIKIASSLFHRISNLVNPEGVLALCKKPKNNVIGKKIVFLDNVQDPGNIGTILRNTIAFNFDSVFTNVNIFNDKVVRSSQGAIFKVNVNKINNSYKDLYNLKLKGYKIYLTSLEKNSLNFNLLPYKKGEKVVLVLGNEGQGVSKELYELADEKIYIPIKFESLNVAVASGIFLSYFYTKELENEK
- a CDS encoding tRNA (cytidine(34)-2'-O)-methyltransferase, producing the protein MLNIVLFEPEISPNTGNIIRTAFALNAKLHIIKPIAFDLDPKYLSRPAAGRLLSDIPHEIHASYKDFYNLYGKKNIYYLTRYGLKNYAQIDYKKELLEKNEIWIMFGKESTGIDKEILIKNLNNCLRIPMVDKMRSINLANTVAIVGYEIMRQLDFKELSLFETQKGKNYLEELKKNGE
- the rpoE gene encoding DNA-directed RNA polymerase subunit delta, producing the protein MKTMLDVALAFVKENCSNQNYIAFNEIFNNVESELHEKWEIEAANKNLNYETIQLNKIGELYRLLTVDSRFVRNTEGLWSIKIGYK
- a CDS encoding thermonuclease family protein — translated: MKRSLWLISLISLLFITSSCNNNFDKPFYKIVSNEIWDIHDGDTFKVTKNKQNYTIRLFGIDTPEINFVKNKIKTNYAIKARTFTENFLKNSPIELTYLKKDFYGRYVCLVKNSKNEDLVYKIALNGFGIVRYADDENYKNPFYIADEELKVYIQKLMTAEKIAKKNKIGIWSNEKLYTKIYS
- the rplK gene encoding 50S ribosomal protein L11, whose product is MAKSKADIVRVRKLQFNAGQAKPGPALAGVGINMPDFTRAFNDATKDRGNEPVPVQITVYKDKSFEFKLFTAPASYKLKQAIKSEKGSSNAKTNKIASITVDQLREIAEYKLPDLNTDNVETAMKTIAGTAKQMGITIEGWEGENK
- the rplA gene encoding 50S ribosomal protein L1 — translated: MAFKGGKKIRAARESFDKTVAYELKEALELVKRTSYTSFDGSVELILKLNLDVRKADKQLRGSVLLPNGTGKSVRVLVVTNNPEKQKLAKAAGADQVVDGLELEEKIKEDEFDYDVMVADPTMMPLLGKYGKKLGPKGLMPNPKTGTVTPTPEKAVEELKKGKANYRTDKAGIIHTMIGKTSMDTNKLVENANTVISLIKKLKPSAVKGAYIQNIVVSATMAPGVKVKIEK
- a CDS encoding C1 family peptidase, translating into MKKNKITKIVTSLFFVGGFIPMVSGTSTTITYNAGIPKDYFPKNKELDSKNLNDILKQDRFDLRDYNLVTPVKNQGIEGLCWAYSIVSAVESSILRQAPGNYNMKNLDIDENQYDYVSNVRTEEANKLKLAGSDHFENELGVGNYIFDSALMALQKTSFANQGVKKGYVEPIVNIKNIIQVNWSNKEELKKAIVKYGGIAFSMTYPYRTFNAHSIFYNNNYTEPMEGVLAHACTIVGWDDTYYKSNFKPNPATQKGAWIVKNSWGTKYQSEGYFYLSYDSPLQDAVAFEIEKDFVPQNAYYYDGRRNYTEYSTDSNEYAVVFPVRKANDETTEKLKSINLVLTGKNINIHSKIFIGDDKNIDLNGKNPAYEWDTTVDNSETNGKTGAFTLELPKAFELPKNKYFAVVVKLSSSDKNLAINYSYEPNSVGDLTFLKIKDGTWSNAKEILNGSFKIKAYTYTEPKNKKLEIENNSNPVSEPTTSPKQENSSQTNKEQRVVVSENSPSTNDSIQENDNSANSSNIEEISNSQNSTNESPNEFNNSNNEGEIVDGPSANNENEEITEGNTSDYNSHEANNTSENEINSNVEKTNEKETNSNNNDNTEKVSNNNSLAESNKTREADNSLLISQEQNVSSRTKLILAITLPVLAGASLISFIGYKLFRKFGKKS
- the prfA gene encoding peptide chain release factor 1, with the translated sequence MEKAMFKSLTDIKNTYQQLNKKLNEEETINNIKEYTKINREINKIKNIAIKFNEYEKCLEEINEAKIMLESKNNEEVEFAKSIIDLNTVKTDELENLLKILILPKDENDDKNVIIEIRGAAGGDEANIFAGDLFRMYSKFADEMNFKIKLLAANSASTGGFSQIVFSVRGENAYSKLKFESGVHRVQRVPVTESSGRIHTSTATVTVIPEIDDSIDIEIKTSEIKIDTYRSSGAGGQSVNTTDSAVRITHIPTGIVVSSQDERSQIANRETAMMVLKSKLYDLEIAKKEEEEAGYRKLAGHGDRSEKIRTYNYPQDRVTDHRIGFSTSLKQIIEGKLQSIIDALLTEEQNQKIKKAGII
- the prmC gene encoding peptide chain release factor N(5)-glutamine methyltransferase, with product MNEKEQILLEEKRKYNLPLFLYSKEKKLLEKNIPIQQIIGYVEFLNTKILVNKDVLIPRYETEELVDFLLKNVINKQNMKILDLCSGSGFIGLAIKKNFSSAVITLSEISYKAIKVIKKNIKLNFKSKKNIKVIKSNLFKNIKNKFDLIVSNPPYLYKKDKTISKEVIDNEPNIALFAPEKGFKYYRLILEQYKKYLNKNGIIAFEINPFHVEKWKKIKNVQILKDINGKDRFVILKEFNI
- a CDS encoding acyl carrier protein, which codes for MNIKEVIISKLTRLAKKDVKEDMLLSELKIDSLDLAELIYEAEVSYGILFDDSKFNDIKTVRDIINIIEESYNGNKSNS